CAAGAGCTTTTGAAATATGGGATTCTACCGTTTTCTTAGAGATTTTTTTTAAGGAAGCTATTTCGGGGTATGTGAGACCTTTATTTCTTGATAGTTTAAAAATATCAGAAGTTTGGGGCGGTAACGAATTGTAGATTTTATCTATTTCTTTTTCTAACTCCCACTTACTATCAATATCAGAAATAAATTCAGTGTTTAACTTGTATAAATTGAGGTGCTTTTCTTGAGTTTGTTTTTTCCGATAATTATCAATTATCTTATTTTTTAAAACTGTAATTAGATAGGATTCAATAGAACGTTCATCGTCTTTGATGCTATCGATATTATCCCAGAGTTTAATAAATGTTTCTTGGACTAAACCTTCTGCAATATCCCTATGCCCAACAACTTTAAAGGCATAATTAAATAGCCTTTTGTAATGTTTGTCAAATAATATTGAGAATATTTTTTTCTTGGTTTTTGCGAATTTCATTTACTAATTTTCTACTTCTCTGCAAACAATTAATAAACTAAACCAAGCTT
The Flavobacterium litorale genome window above contains:
- a CDS encoding RNA polymerase sigma-70 factor — translated: MKFAKTKKKIFSILFDKHYKRLFNYAFKVVGHRDIAEGLVQETFIKLWDNIDSIKDDERSIESYLITVLKNKIIDNYRKKQTQEKHLNLYKLNTEFISDIDSKWELEKEIDKIYNSLPPQTSDIFKLSRNKGLTYPEIASLKKISKKTVESHISKALDAFRKGLKDYL